TTTGGATGAGTATTACCGTGTCGGTGAAGAGCTTTCCGCTCAATTTCCTGAGGCAGATCTCAATCCAATACTTGACCTTGTTACCACCAAAGCGGAACTGGTCGAAGCAGCACCCCTTGATGAAGCCGTCTGCGATGACCCGGAAAACGACAAATTCTTTGCATGTGCAATCGCCGGAGGCGCCGATCTTATAATCAGCGGCGATAAACATTTGTTGAAAATGTCCGGCTATCAGGGCATAAAAGTTGTCAAGCCACGACAATTCGTTGATGAGGTTCTCTAACCCGGATATTTCACGCATACGGTTTTCAAGTTTCAATCTTTCATCATCGCCCCGTAGATCCCTGAAAAAAGATCAGCAATTAAATGATTTAATCAAGCTTTGAACCCATGCTCTGGTTAGGAGGTATCATGCGAAATTTAGATTATATGACCGTTGCTGAAAGCGCCATGAAACAAATCAGAAAAGGCGCTTTTCTGACGGTAAAAGCCGGCGACGCTCTGAACACCATGACCATCGGCTGGGCCACCATTGGTGTTGTCTGGAGCAAACCGATTTTTATGATCGCTGTACGGGACTCCCGGCATACCTTCGGCATATTAGAACAGGCCGCCGATTTTACCGTATCTGTCCCATTGACCGACATGCATGCTAAGGTCATGTTCTGCGGCACCAAATCCGGCCGGGATATGGACAAGTTCAAGGAGTGCGACTTGAAAATTGCAAATGCCCGGCAGGTTGTTTCGCCCATCATTGACACCCCCGGCATCCACTTTGAATGTAAGATCGTTTATAAGAGCGCCATGGATCCGGCCCATTTGATTGCAGACTACGAAACCCTCTATCCGGCAAAGGATTATCATACCCTCTATTTCGGTGAAATCCTGGAATGCTATGAAATCTAACATCATTGATCTGCCCGAACTGCGAGAACAAACCCATGTTTTTCAAGACCGGGCCCATGCCGGCCAAATCTTGGCCCAATCGAGAAGATACACCTGGAAAAGATCTCCCTTGACGAATTGGCAAACAAACTCGGGATCAAAAAACAGGAAATTCAAGAACTGGAGGATGCGGAACATTGCAACCCGCACCTGGTCGTCCGCCTTTCCAAATACTTGTCCCTTGAGGCCCCTTCCGACTGCCCCAAAATGAATCCTTAATCCTATTTTAATCCAAGCAAATCACATGTTTGACCCCAATACCCCCCTTATTCTAATATTTCCTTCACCCGTCCGACTTCACCGCTCTCCAGGCGGACTTTGATCCCATGAGAATGAGTCGGTGATTGGGTTAGGATATTTATTGACTTATTTATGGACGTCGCCTGAGTCCGGCTTGTTGGGCGGTCCCTTCTTTTCTGATACGGTAGCTACGGCGTTTCGATCAAGGGGATTCGTTCGAACTGAAAGAGAGAACAGAAAAGGGAAGTTGCGCCTGAGAAAGATCATGTAAAGAACCCATTCCCGCACAATCAGTCCATAGACCCTCGCTATATCTCCAGCCAGATGGCGAAGGTCTGCTTCGGGCGTCGACTCGAGGTCGTCTCGATACGACAGTTCTTCGGCGAGGTGGAAGACGGCACGCAGAAGCTGCGTGAAGTTCTCATGCTCCAAGAGGCTCGGGTTCTCGATCAGTCGCATCAAGAAGTCCACACGGGGATACAGAAAGGCTTTCAGCTCGACGAGTTGAAGCCCGTTCACGGTCACCGAGAATTGATGTTTCGCGAGTAGGGCTAAGGCGCTCTTTCCGTTGAGGCTGCTCCATGGCTCCGGTGCTCCAAAATGATTGCGCAAGTACTGGTCTTCAGCGTCCCAGTCGGAGAAGCGGAGAAGGAGTTCATTGCCGACGTTGCTGAAGAACACGCCGATGAGCATGTTCAGTTTGTCAAGGCGTAACGCCTTGTCCCTGGCCGAAATGACTCGGTTGATCAGCAATGTCACGACGAGAGCAGAGATGGGCAGGAAGGCCAGACTCGTGAAGCTCCAGAACCAGATATGTTGCAGGTTTCGAAACCAGGCGAAGTGGATGAGGTATAACACCAATGAAACTGCGACAAGAATCGCTACGACTCGCAGTTCCCAGAGCACTCGATCCCGTCGTATTCCCATACCTTTCCTTTTGACCTCCAAATGGACCTTTTAAGCTAAGTAGATACCCACGGGCTTACGTCCCATATCCCACGGGCAGGATGAGCAGGGGTTCATGGGATCTGTTGATCTTCATGATCCGGATCACATCATTGTCATGAAAAGCTCCCACGATCCCGGCTCTTAAACCAAGGGCCTCCGCCTGGAGAAAGATATTTTGCCCGACATGACCGGCCTCGATCATTGCATACCTTTCTCCCCTGGTACCGTACTTGCTTGTAATCCGGCTATACTCTGAAGTAATCACCAGGTATAGGGGGGCTCCGGCCATCCACATCTGTGAGAACGCTGTCCCGGCCACATCCTTTCTGAGGTCTCCTTCTGTGATCAACGCTACCGCATGCTGATGAGGCTCATAATGATAGATACCCGCCTTTAGATCTTTCACTCCATTATCACCTACAACGGCATAAATATCCATAGGGTATAAAGCCCCACCCGACGGAGCCGACCGTTTATAGCCCCTGTCTTCGGTGATACCCTGTGCGGCCCAGAAAATCTGTGAAAACTGTTCCAGGGTTAAAGGTTTTGATAGATATGACCGAACGGTCCTGCGATGTTTAATGGCCTCCTCGACAGAGACTTCTCCTTTTAATCTGGGTTTCGGTAGGTTCATCTGGCGCTCCTTCCCGGTCGTGGCGTCTACCTTTCCGGCCATGGCTTTTTTGACAGAGAAAAAAGGTATAAAAAAAAGTGCCATAAGATATTTGGTAATTTTTTTTAAGATCTCTCTTCTTGTAAGATAGCTCAGCATGGGGTGTCTTTTGATAATGCCAGGATTTTAAGCTCCTTAGACTTACAATTTTGCACCCAAAACGGCACGTTTAAGACAAAAAGCGGCCATTTTTAGAGTTCTTTTTACAAATTATCAAATACTTAACGTGGCCCGACCCTCCATCGTATGCTAAAGCGGTTTCAGATAGTTATTTATTTATGGCCGTTCCGGTCGCCTCTCTCGGGTCAGTCCTCGTGGGCCGGCAAATGGATGATATAGCCGCCGGAGCGTTCGTCCCTTTCCAGCT
This is a stretch of genomic DNA from Candidatus Desulfatibia profunda. It encodes these proteins:
- a CDS encoding putative toxin-antitoxin system toxin component, PIN family is translated as MRVVLDTNVFISGIFFSGPPYQILKAWRKRDLEIVISLEILDEYYRVGEELSAQFPEADLNPILDLVTTKAELVEAAPLDEAVCDDPENDKFFACAIAGGADLIISGDKHLLKMSGYQGIKVVKPRQFVDEVL
- a CDS encoding flavin reductase family protein; protein product: MRNLDYMTVAESAMKQIRKGAFLTVKAGDALNTMTIGWATIGVVWSKPIFMIAVRDSRHTFGILEQAADFTVSVPLTDMHAKVMFCGTKSGRDMDKFKECDLKIANARQVVSPIIDTPGIHFECKIVYKSAMDPAHLIADYETLYPAKDYHTLYFGEILECYEI
- a CDS encoding DUF2196 domain-containing protein; the protein is MNKSINILTQSPTHSHGIKVRLESGEVGRVKEILE
- a CDS encoding SagB/ThcOx family dehydrogenase, which codes for MLSYLTRREILKKITKYLMALFFIPFFSVKKAMAGKVDATTGKERQMNLPKPRLKGEVSVEEAIKHRRTVRSYLSKPLTLEQFSQIFWAAQGITEDRGYKRSAPSGGALYPMDIYAVVGDNGVKDLKAGIYHYEPHQHAVALITEGDLRKDVAGTAFSQMWMAGAPLYLVITSEYSRITSKYGTRGERYAMIEAGHVGQNIFLQAEALGLRAGIVGAFHDNDVIRIMKINRSHEPLLILPVGYGT